The following coding sequences are from one Streptomyces sp. NBC_01232 window:
- a CDS encoding phage tail protein produces the protein MTDNIFATSVFFRLAIGGNDLGAFHTCSGMGAEVEMETYAEGGNNGFTWQLPGRVTWSNITLTRPVTTDTAKIGRWLDETLRRVEPKDGEIVALRPDLSRIISWQVFGIVPVRWQGPSFDPANSAAAVETLEIAHQGLLPS, from the coding sequence ATGACGGACAACATCTTCGCCACCAGCGTGTTCTTCAGGCTGGCGATCGGCGGCAACGACCTGGGCGCCTTCCACACCTGCTCCGGCATGGGCGCCGAGGTCGAAATGGAGACCTACGCGGAGGGCGGCAACAACGGCTTCACCTGGCAGCTGCCGGGCCGCGTGACCTGGTCGAACATCACCCTCACCCGGCCCGTCACCACGGACACGGCGAAGATCGGCCGCTGGCTGGACGAGACGCTGCGGCGGGTCGAGCCCAAGGACGGGGAGATCGTGGCGCTGCGGCCCGATCTGAGCCGGATCATCAGCTGGCAGGTGTTCGGGATCGTCCCGGTCCGGTGGCAGGGGCCGTCCTTCGACCCCGCCAACTCCGCCGCGGCGGTGGAGACGTTGGAGATCGCCCACCAGGGGCTGCTGCCCTCCTGA
- a CDS encoding CIS tube protein, producing the protein MASSARASRARAQLTLKEPPASVGAKPGGVIAKLDLQFNPSTLQLGKTTEWRRSPSRMAGQSALPEFVGSGPRTLSLEVFLDATATHDNSVEQAVEKLMKACVPTPASLGRKKPASPWVRFEWGSARTTSFDGVLSNLSVSYTLFDVDGKPLRATCSLSIEEASVDPPGQNPTSGSRTARSTHIVVAGDSLAMLAWREYGDATAWRAIAEANGIDDPMALVPGTEIVVPGTQDRHGEEEQR; encoded by the coding sequence ATGGCCTCATCGGCACGCGCCAGCCGCGCCAGGGCCCAGCTCACCCTCAAGGAACCCCCTGCTTCGGTCGGGGCCAAGCCGGGCGGGGTGATCGCGAAGCTCGACCTCCAGTTCAACCCGTCGACCCTGCAGCTGGGCAAGACCACCGAGTGGCGGCGCTCCCCCTCCCGGATGGCCGGCCAGTCGGCGCTGCCCGAGTTCGTGGGCAGCGGTCCGCGCACCCTGAGCCTGGAGGTGTTCCTCGACGCGACCGCCACCCACGACAACTCGGTCGAACAGGCCGTGGAAAAGCTGATGAAGGCGTGTGTGCCGACCCCGGCCAGCCTCGGCCGCAAGAAGCCGGCGAGCCCCTGGGTGCGCTTCGAGTGGGGCAGCGCGCGGACGACTTCGTTCGACGGGGTCCTGTCGAACCTCTCGGTGTCGTACACGCTCTTCGACGTGGACGGCAAACCGCTGCGCGCCACCTGCTCGCTGTCCATCGAGGAGGCGAGTGTCGACCCGCCGGGCCAGAACCCGACCTCAGGCTCACGGACCGCCCGCAGCACGCACATCGTGGTGGCGGGCGACAGCCTGGCGATGCTCGCCTGGCGCGAATACGGCGACGCGACGGCCTGGCGGGCCATCGCGGAGGCCAACGGCATAGACGACCCGATGGCCCTCGTCCCCGGCACCGAGATCGTGGTGCCCGGCACACAGGACCGGCACGGCGAGGAGGAGCAGCGGTGA
- a CDS encoding VgrG-related protein yields MSGSEPGGRSFAADPIVESPGELPQIWAAQLVSCVVDENVGLPDTAVLTYRDPDHEFLRATGITIGSPLRVSVATVKGQARERLFNGEVTALEIDRDRTGSFTVVRAYSKAHRLQRGRRVVAYRNMTAAAIVRKVAAGAGLAVGKVEAAPVTYKQLSQANVSDWDFLQYLAGESGAQVRVDDQGLLQFTRPVKASGAPAPSTSAVRDPMVLEYGRNLLALRAALSAADGSSTVQVRGWDVTTKRPLVAEQPSVVSDTVVPGLSPSLATRFGKSAVAVTDTPYRTQAETTAVAKATADRIGSGFGELEAVAEGNPLLRAGKAVALGNVGQAFSGRYTATAVQHVLEPHGGYRTTVWVSSSPDRSLAGLVTGANAPGRGPRIPGLAIGVVTDVREPNGSERGAVRLKFPWLDDTYVTDWVRTVQWGGKGGGGVVSPEVNDEVLVGFEQGLLDSPYVIGGLYNGVDQPSPHDVPLIDRTSGKVNRRSVVSRSGHRVELLDAAAPGPSGLRLVTGDERLEVRMDDRRDRIELTVYAGPKRPLTSVVLDRAGITLDAGRGTVKVSGRQVDIDGTAGVSIGGRSVKVSGTADVTVNGGLLAVLKARLIRIN; encoded by the coding sequence GTGAGCGGATCCGAACCCGGCGGCCGGTCGTTCGCGGCCGACCCGATCGTGGAGTCCCCGGGCGAACTGCCGCAGATCTGGGCGGCCCAGCTGGTGAGCTGCGTGGTCGACGAGAACGTGGGGCTGCCGGACACGGCGGTGCTCACCTACCGCGACCCCGACCACGAGTTCCTGCGCGCCACCGGCATCACCATCGGCTCCCCGCTGCGGGTGTCGGTGGCGACCGTGAAGGGCCAGGCGCGGGAGCGGCTGTTCAACGGCGAGGTCACGGCCCTGGAGATCGACCGGGACCGCACCGGCTCGTTCACCGTCGTCCGCGCCTACTCCAAGGCGCACCGTCTCCAGCGCGGCCGCAGGGTCGTGGCGTACCGGAACATGACGGCCGCGGCGATCGTCCGCAAGGTGGCCGCCGGAGCGGGCCTGGCCGTCGGGAAGGTGGAGGCGGCGCCGGTCACGTACAAGCAGCTGTCCCAGGCGAACGTCTCCGACTGGGACTTCCTGCAGTACCTCGCGGGCGAGAGCGGCGCGCAGGTGCGCGTCGACGACCAGGGGCTGCTGCAGTTCACCCGGCCCGTGAAGGCGTCCGGGGCTCCCGCCCCGTCGACGTCGGCCGTGCGCGATCCGATGGTCCTGGAGTACGGGAGGAACCTGCTCGCCCTGCGGGCCGCGCTGTCGGCCGCCGACGGCTCCTCGACCGTGCAGGTGCGCGGCTGGGACGTGACCACCAAACGGCCGCTGGTCGCCGAGCAGCCGTCGGTGGTGAGCGACACGGTGGTGCCGGGCCTCAGCCCGTCCCTCGCCACCCGCTTCGGGAAGTCGGCCGTGGCCGTCACCGACACTCCGTACCGTACGCAGGCCGAGACCACGGCGGTCGCGAAGGCGACGGCGGACCGGATCGGCTCCGGATTCGGCGAGCTGGAGGCGGTGGCCGAGGGGAACCCGCTGCTGCGGGCCGGCAAGGCGGTGGCCCTCGGCAACGTGGGGCAGGCTTTCTCCGGCCGGTACACGGCGACGGCCGTGCAGCACGTCCTGGAGCCGCACGGCGGCTACCGCACCACCGTGTGGGTCAGCTCCAGCCCGGACCGCTCCCTGGCCGGCCTGGTGACCGGCGCCAACGCGCCGGGGCGCGGCCCGCGCATCCCGGGGCTCGCGATCGGCGTGGTGACGGACGTGCGCGAGCCGAACGGCTCCGAACGAGGCGCGGTCCGACTGAAGTTCCCCTGGCTGGACGACACGTACGTCACCGACTGGGTGCGCACCGTCCAGTGGGGCGGCAAGGGCGGCGGCGGTGTGGTGAGCCCCGAGGTCAACGACGAGGTGCTCGTGGGGTTCGAACAGGGGCTGCTCGACAGCCCGTACGTCATCGGCGGGCTCTACAACGGTGTGGACCAGCCCTCCCCGCACGACGTCCCGCTGATCGACAGGACCAGCGGAAAGGTCAACCGCCGCTCCGTGGTGTCGCGTTCGGGGCACCGTGTGGAGCTGCTGGACGCGGCGGCGCCGGGACCCTCCGGGCTGCGGCTGGTGACCGGGGACGAGCGGCTGGAAGTACGCATGGACGACCGCCGGGACCGTATCGAGCTCACCGTGTACGCGGGGCCCAAGCGTCCGCTGACCTCCGTCGTCCTGGACAGGGCCGGCATCACCCTGGACGCCGGCCGGGGCACCGTGAAGGTCTCCGGCCGTCAGGTGGACATCGACGGCACCGCCGGGGTCAGCATCGGCGGCCGCTCGGTGAAGGTGTCCGGGACGGCGGACGTCACCGTCAACGGCGGCCTGCTCGCCGTCCTCAAGGCCCGGCTCATCCGGATCAACTGA